A genomic region of Enterococcus sp. 12C11_DIV0727 contains the following coding sequences:
- the ezrA gene encoding septation ring formation regulator EzrA: protein MKNNLIIIVVLAIIIIAAVLYLVGYFMRKKNQMKLDDLEKRKEALFDLPVIEEVDDVKKMHMVGQSQNTFREWNQRWTEISTRSFAELESQIFEVENLNETFRFMKAKKAVAEADETMTEMESEVEIIRNGLKELRESEERNSLEVQKALDVYEEISKLLHDEKSEFGSAYPELQKQIKNIEIEFTQFVTLNTSGDPIEAREVLENAERHTYELDDVMKRIPPLYDELNRTFPDQLKEIEEGYKRLLADHYVFPEKNFEEELRRVQKRVKNSTVDLEKTEVDAVEVANRDTANAIDALYEIMEREINAKKYVITNHKVVGDYIAHALKNNRQLMIELDHTSQSYTLNHNELGRSRGFQAEIEELIRRYEDFEPKMKEHTIPYSEVQAFFKDCYKILDDIENQQVEIDDSLKELRKGEKAAQEKVDQYDFRLRNIKRHVEKQRLPGLPADYLEFFFVATDRIEELSKALNRIRINMEEIKKLSDLCNEDLELLDKKTNDLVNSAALTEQMMQYANRYRHTHEAIRVAMENSLELFSKEYRYQDALDEIGTALERVEPGAFRRIEDFYFNNLDAI from the coding sequence ATGAAGAATAATCTGATCATTATCGTAGTTTTAGCTATAATAATCATCGCAGCAGTTTTGTATTTAGTTGGTTATTTTATGAGAAAGAAAAATCAAATGAAACTCGATGATCTGGAAAAGAGGAAAGAAGCGCTGTTCGACTTACCAGTGATTGAAGAGGTCGATGATGTCAAAAAAATGCACATGGTCGGGCAAAGTCAGAACACATTTAGAGAATGGAATCAACGTTGGACCGAGATTTCTACTCGTTCTTTTGCAGAGTTAGAAAGTCAGATTTTTGAAGTTGAAAATTTAAATGAAACCTTCCGTTTTATGAAAGCAAAAAAAGCAGTTGCCGAAGCTGACGAGACAATGACTGAGATGGAATCAGAAGTTGAGATCATTCGTAATGGTTTGAAAGAACTACGTGAAAGTGAAGAACGCAATTCATTGGAAGTTCAAAAAGCTTTAGATGTTTACGAAGAGATCAGTAAATTACTTCATGACGAAAAATCAGAATTTGGTTCAGCTTATCCGGAATTACAAAAACAAATCAAAAATATCGAGATTGAGTTTACTCAATTTGTTACATTGAATACTTCTGGCGATCCGATCGAAGCACGTGAAGTATTGGAAAATGCCGAACGTCACACCTATGAATTAGATGATGTGATGAAACGTATCCCACCGCTTTATGATGAATTGAACCGGACATTCCCAGATCAACTAAAAGAAATCGAAGAAGGATACAAACGTCTGCTTGCAGATCATTATGTGTTCCCTGAAAAGAATTTCGAAGAAGAATTGAGACGCGTTCAAAAACGTGTGAAAAATTCAACGGTTGATTTAGAGAAAACAGAAGTTGATGCGGTTGAAGTTGCAAACCGTGATACAGCTAATGCGATCGATGCACTATATGAAATCATGGAACGTGAGATCAATGCTAAGAAATATGTGATCACAAATCATAAAGTCGTTGGAGATTACATTGCTCACGCATTGAAAAACAATCGGCAATTAATGATCGAACTGGATCACACATCACAAAGTTATACATTGAATCATAATGAACTTGGACGTTCAAGAGGGTTCCAAGCTGAGATCGAAGAACTGATTCGTCGTTATGAAGATTTCGAACCAAAAATGAAAGAACATACCATTCCATATTCAGAAGTTCAAGCATTCTTTAAAGACTGTTACAAAATTTTAGATGACATCGAAAATCAACAAGTTGAAATTGATGATTCATTAAAAGAATTACGTAAAGGTGAGAAAGCTGCTCAAGAAAAAGTGGACCAATATGATTTCCGCTTACGCAATATCAAACGTCATGTTGAAAAACAACGTTTACCTGGTTTGCCAGCTGACTACCTAGAATTCTTCTTTGTTGCAACAGATAGAATCGAAGAATTAAGTAAAGCCTTGAACCGTATTAGAATCAATATGGAAGAAATCAAGAAACTGTCTGATCTTTGTAATGAAGATTTAGAATTACTAGATAAGAAAACCAATGATTTAGTTAACTCTGCTGCATTAACAGAACAAATGATGCAGTATGCAAATCGTTACCGTCATACACACGAAGCAATTCGTGTAGCGATGGAAAATAGTTTAGAACTATTTTCAAAAGAGTATAGATATCAAGATGCACTAGATGAAATTGGAACGGCACTTGAAAGAGTGGAGCCAGGAGCATTTAGAAGAATCGAAGATTTCTATTTCAATAATCTGGATGCAATTTAA
- a CDS encoding HAD family hydrolase, whose translation MTQEYKGIIFDMDGVLVDSEEFYYQRRKAFLKEYDLSIEQIPIPLFIGADMRSLWETILEVNDTIYDEAFLNEKYHQYKAEHPIDYSRLIDPDAKRVLQFFKRKGYRIGLASSSTLEVIQEVLKEGQLTSYFDVVVSGTQFKKSKPAPEIYEYTAEELGLVPKNCLAIEDSEKGIRSARDAGITVWAIKDTRFGMDQQLADLKIDTLSDVCKKLQKTEKIG comes from the coding sequence ATGACGCAAGAATACAAGGGAATTATTTTCGATATGGATGGTGTGTTAGTCGATAGTGAGGAGTTCTATTATCAACGTAGAAAAGCTTTTCTCAAGGAATATGACCTATCTATTGAACAGATTCCGATACCATTATTTATCGGAGCTGACATGCGAAGCTTATGGGAGACGATTCTTGAAGTTAATGATACAATCTATGATGAAGCTTTCTTGAATGAAAAATACCATCAATATAAAGCAGAGCATCCCATTGATTACAGTCGATTGATCGATCCAGATGCCAAACGAGTCTTGCAGTTTTTTAAAAGAAAAGGGTATAGAATCGGTTTAGCCTCATCATCAACGTTAGAAGTGATCCAAGAAGTTTTAAAAGAAGGACAATTAACGAGCTATTTTGATGTAGTCGTGAGCGGCACACAATTCAAAAAAAGCAAACCAGCTCCAGAAATTTATGAATATACCGCAGAAGAATTAGGACTCGTGCCTAAAAACTGTTTGGCAATCGAAGATTCTGAAAAAGGGATTCGTTCGGCTCGTGATGCAGGGATAACGGTTTGGGCTATAAAAGATACTCGTTTTGGTATGGACCAGCAATTGGCAGATCTAAAAATCGATACATTGAGTGATGTGTGTAAAAAGTTGCAAAAGACAGAGAAAATCGGTTAA